In Ostrea edulis chromosome 6, xbOstEdul1.1, whole genome shotgun sequence, a single window of DNA contains:
- the LOC125683877 gene encoding putative nuclease HARBI1, translated as MAAHRRIYRRLLLQNEQQRRPRLFRDRSNPLEVFEEDEIFDRYRFRPQTIYYILSLLPNLRHPTKRNNPLPPLLQLLVCLRYLSTGTIHLLIGDSLNISRSTAGTCIRDISAHVSNLRRRSIRFPKVNDAARTKRAFSTIAGFPNILGCIDGTQIRMKHPKQNEVDYMNRKGYHSLNVQMCCDETFKLTSCVASWPGSVHDSRHTHQFFSYLLDIYSNPHFE; from the exons ATGGCGGCACATAGACGGATTTATCGCCGCCTGCTTCTACAAAATGAACAGCAAAGACGCCCCAGGTTATTCAGAGACCGTTCCAATCCACTGGAAGTGTTTGAGGAGGACGAAATATTTGATCGTTATAGGTTTCGCCCTCAGACGATCTACTATATACTCAGTCTACTTCCAAATCTGAGACACCCTACGAAACGCAACAACCCCCTCCCACCCCTTCTTCAGCTACTCGTATGTCTGCGTTACCTCTCGACTGGTACAATCCATTTGTTAATCGGTGATTCCCTAAACATTTCCCGCAGCACcgctggtacatgtataagagaCATTTCTGCCCATGTTTCAAATCTGAGACGAAGGTCCATTAGATTTCCTAAAGTCAACGATGCTGCAAGAACAAAACGTGCCTTCTCGACCATTGCAG GCTTTCCTAACATACTAGGATGCATAGATGGGACACAAATAAGAATGAAACACCCAAAGCAGAATGAAGTTGACTATATGAATCGCAAAGGATATCACTCCTTAAATGTTCAG ATGTGCTGTGATGAAACCTTCAAATTAACCAGTTGTGTGGCTAGCTGGCCAGGATCTGTGCATGACAGCCGCCACACTcatcaatttttcagttatctg TTAGACATATACAGTAATCCACATTTTGAATGA